A genomic window from Candidatus Pelagisphaera phototrophica includes:
- a CDS encoding FtsB family cell division protein, whose translation MSTTRILNLLFLIVFLLASGFALSHLNARYDKLVAARESEQLAKSQLAEIEAKIGSKKSSLERLNHDPEYVEKVIRQKLNYAKAEETVFKFEFDDR comes from the coding sequence ATGAGTACCACCCGAATCTTAAATCTCTTGTTCCTCATAGTTTTCCTTTTGGCGAGCGGATTCGCACTTTCTCATCTAAATGCGCGTTACGATAAGCTGGTGGCGGCTCGAGAATCAGAGCAATTGGCTAAGAGCCAGCTTGCGGAAATCGAAGCCAAAATCGGGTCTAAGAAAAGCTCTCTTGAACGGTTGAACCATGATCCTGAATACGTGGAAAAGGTCATTCGCCAGAAATTGAATTACGCCAAGGCAGAAGAAACGGTCTTCAAGTTTGAGTTTGACGACCGTTAG